The genomic DNA AGCTTCTTACCTTTCAGTTTTCCGATTATTTCATCAACAAGAGAAAGAATAAATAATAATTTTCCATAACGCTGCTTTTCGTTGCATAATTTTCTAACCCTCCCCACTTCATATATAACATCAACCATATTTGCATAAACATCAACATCTTTGAAAACTTCTATTGTATATTCTTTTTTCAAACCAAGTTTTTTTGCCTCTTCCTCATCAACATCAAAATATCTCCTTATAAAGGGAGTTTCATTTATTTTTCCATACATTTTTCCTTCTCTATATTCTATTCCGTTATTTCCCAATATCAGATGCACATCTGCCAGAATATCTATTTCTTTAAGCAAATGAAGCATATATTTCTTAAAATTTTCTTCCCCTATTTTTTTAGCGATCTCATCTTTTTTTTCATCGAGATTCTTAGAAAGAACTGAAAATATTGGCATTTTTTCTTCGACACCCATAATTTCTTTTATCGCTCTTTCAATTTCTTCATAATTTTTTCTCTCAGGCACACTTTTCTCGAGAAAAATGCTATCAAAATATTTTGTATCCATTCCTTCCTTAAATATTTCTCTTGCAATTTCAATATTTTTTTCTGCATCGGAAATAACTTTTGCAACAAATCCTTCCTTATATTTCTCTTTTAAATCCTTTATATACCCCTCAACAAAATATTCCAGCTCAAAAAGAGTATTTAAATAGCTCCTTATATCGCACCCCACGCCCGCCTTCTTCAAATCATCAACAACTTCATCAGCTTCTTTTTCATTAAATGTTCCAATATATATTCGCATAAGTAAAAATAAAATGAGATATTTTAAATTATCTATAAAGCTCTATGCGGGGGGTGGGGATCGAACCCACGAAGGCCTTCGCCACAGGGTCCTAAGCCCTGCGCCTTTACCTCTTGGCTACCCCCGCAGAAGTTTTTTTGTTATTGGAAGAAAATTTATGTCCTTAATAATTTTTGCTTTATCAATGCTGAATGTCCTTATTATATATTTTTCCGCCTCCCATCCATTTTCTCTTATTTTCTGCAATGCCTGCATTTTGTGAAATTTATAGCTCTCATAGTTGCAATGCATTGAAATTGAGACATATTCAAAATTCCTTGCAGCAAAAAATATTGTTGAAGCATCGATAATTTTTTTAATTTCCTCATGCTCTGGAGCATGCTTTGGATTAAATATTAAATGGCAGAATGAGAGAATTTTTAGATTCATTTTTGAGAAATCTGGAATGGCAACTAATTTTAGCATATCATCAAAAAATTTCCTCTTCATTCTTCCAGCTGTATGGCGTGTTATACCAGCTTTTTCAGCAATTTCTTTCAGTGAAGCTTCTGGATTTTCTAAAAATTTAAAGAATATACCCACTTCTTTCTTGCCCAGGTTTGCTTTCTTTATTTTAAACAAATTTTCATCACTAATTTTATCATTTATGCCAAATAAATTGCTTAATAATGGAGCAAATGTAAAAAAGCGATATATTCTGCTTATTTCAAATGGGAATATAACTTCTTTTGGATATTCCCTATCAAGCAATCCAAGCCTTCCAAAAGTTTTTGCCCTTATGTCATTTATTTTTCCTATATCGGTATAATTTCTTGAAAAACTTATTGAAAATCCTTTGTCCTCTTCTCCCATAGAAAAAACTATTTCTTCATATGCTTCAATACTCTTTTCAGTTATCTCTATTCTTTTTTCAAGAGGTATTACCGGATTAAAATTTGTATGAATCAAAACAAGCATTTCAGCCCCAAGATTCTGAAGCATTGGAATAGATATAATTTTATAATATCCTTCCTCCTTTAATCTTTTCCTTATAGCAGATATTGTCGATTGTTTCAAAAAAATTTTTTCTGAAAGCATTTTATCATTATAATTTGGAAATTTCACAATTCCATAAAGAACCTTTTTTTCATTATTTGTCAAATTCATATATGAAAATGGTTAAAAAATTAAAATCTTTTCCATTCAGAAAATTTAAATAAATTGCATCCTCACTAAATTGATGAAAAGGGAAAATTTTGAAAAAGAAATATTTCGGGCATTAAAATTGAGAAAACAGGAGAAATAGCAAAAGGATTAAAAGATCTTCAGCAGATAGATTTTAAACACGAAAGCAAGCTCGCCAACAAGGTCATTCTGGAAATTCAAAAAATTAGAGATAAAGAAGACGAAGGGATTCTAATTTCAGAAGATGCAGAAGAGTTCCTTAACAGAGGAAATCTTTTGATACTGTTAAGAAAATATGATGAAGCAGAGAAAGAATATAGAGAAGCAATAAGGATAAATCCAAATGATGCAGAGGCATATGCCAATCTTGGGATTTTATACATTGAAGTTGGAAAAAAGAAAGATGCGACGAAATACTAAAATATTTATAATTTTGTAAATTTTAATGCTAAAAATTTAACATTTTTACAAAAATTTAAACTTTTTTTCTCAAACTGGAAAAATATTTATATATTAAATTTTATATCGCAATAAAATGAAATACTGGATAAAAGAAGAATTAAAGCAACCCCATGGAAAAATTTACCTAATAAAGGATAGATGCAAGGGTTGCGGTTTTTGCATAGAATTCTGTCCCAAAAAAGTGCTTGTTGAAAGTGAGGAGTTCAACTCCAAAGGTTACCATCCTCCAAAATTAGATGAAAGCAAGGATAAATGCATCGCATGTGGCTTCTGCTCTCTTGTTTGCCCTGAATTTGCAATTTATATGGAGGAGGAGAATGAAGGCCAAATTTTATAGTGGCAATATAGCATGTGCTGAAGGTGCAATTCACGCTGGATGCAGATTTTTTGCTGGCTATCCAATCACCCCTTCAACAGAAATAGCTGAGCATATGGCATTAAGGCTTCCAAAAGTTGGAGGAATTTTTATCCAGATGGAAGATGAAATTGCATCAATAGCAGCCATGCTTGGCGCCTCCTGGGGCGGGCTGAAGGTGATGACAGCAACAAGCGGGCCTGGCTTCAGCCTGATGCAGGAAAATATAGGGCTCGCTGCGATCACTGAAACGCCTTGCGTTATTGTTGATGTTCAGAGGGCTGGGCCGAGCACTGGAATGCCAACCTTGGTTGGACAGGGAGATGTGATGCAGGCAAGATGGGGGAGCCATGGAGATTATGAAGTAATTGCTCTCTCGCCATCCACGCCGGAGGAATGCTTTTATATGACAATAAGGGCTTTTAATCTTGCTGAAGAATATCGCTGTCCCGCCATTCTTTTAATGGATGAAAGCGTTGGGCATACAAGCGAAAAAATTATAATTGATGAGGAAAAGATTGAGATTTTTGAAAGAAAAAGGCCAACAAGCAAGCCTTATTTTCCTTTTGACGAAAATGCTCCAATGGCATGCTGTGGGGATGGCTATGCGATTCATGTGACTGGATTAACACATGATAAGCGTGGCTATCCTATGGCTACATCGCCAGAAATTCAGGACTGGCTTGTAAGGAAAATATGCGATAAAATAAGAAATAACGAAGCAAAGATAAGAAGCATAGAGGAGTTCATGATGGATGACGCAAAGCTTGCAATTGTTTCATTTGGCTCGCCCGCAAGGAGCTGCAAGGCAGCGATAAGAAAAGCAAGAAGCAAAGGATATAAAGTTGGGCTGATAAGGCTTAAAACAATATGGCCATTCCCAGAGGAATATTTTGAAAAAATATCTGGCTATATAGACAACTTCCTAGTTGTTGAAGTAAATTATGGGCAGATAAAGCTTGAGGTAGAGAGATGCGTGAAGAAGAAAGTTCATTTATTGGCAAAAATGGGCGGGGAAATACATAAACCAGATGAAATATATGAAAAAATAAAGGAGGTGTATAATGATTGAAGCAAGGGAACATCCTCTTGATAAATATCTTCGTGCCGATAGAATTCCCCATATATGGTGTCCTGGATGTGGCTTAGGAAGCATTTTGAATTGCTTCCTTCATGCGGTAGAAGAAAGTAAGATTGATTTAAACAATTTTGCAATTGTATCTGGAATTGGCTGTACTGGCAGGGTGGCTGGCTACCTTAATGTTGATTCCTACCATACAACTCATGGAAGGGCAATTCCTTTTGCAACTGGCTTGAAGCTTGCAAATCCAAAAATAAAGGTAGTTGTATTCAGTGGGGATGGCGACCTTTTTGCAATAGGGGGAAATCACCTCATACATGCTGCGAGAAGAAATGTTGATATTACTGTTATATGTGTAAATAATTATAACTATGGAATGACTGGCGGGCAACTCGGCCCAACCACTCCATTAGGAGCAAAGACAACAACAACCCCATATGGCAACTTTGAGCATCCCTTCAACCTTTGCAATGTGGCAGCAGCCAGCGGAGCTGTTTATGTTGCAAGATGGACTGCACTGCATGCGAGAAGGCTTAAAGAAAGTATGAAGGAAGCACTGCTTAAAAGGGGCTTTTCATTCATTGAAGTTATTGCTTCATGCCCAACAACATATGGAAGATATAATAAGATGCCAACTGGGCTTGATACAATGAAATATTATAAGGAAAACTCAATCATAATGCATGGAATAGACCCAAGTAAAACCGATATAGATGATAAAATTATTGTTGGAAAATTTGTTGATATAGAAGGAAAACCAACATTTGATGAAATGATAAGGGCGATAAAATGAGGAAGGAAATAAAGTTCGGGGGCTTTGGAGGGCAGGGCATTATTCTCATGGGAAATATAACAGCGAGAGCGGCGGCAATATATGATAATAAATACGCGACTTTCACTCCTTCATACGGGCCCGAGGCAAGAGGCGGGGCGGCAAGCTCAAATGTTGTAATAGATGATGAAGAAATTGATTATCCCTATGTTACAGAGCCAGATATAATTGTTGTGATGAGTCAGGAGGCATATGAAAGATATGCTCCTATGTTGAAAGAAAATGGATTGCTTATAATAGATGAAGATTTAGTAAAACTTAAGAATGGATGTGGTGCAATAAAGATGCCAGCAACAAGAGTTGCTGAGATGCTTGGAAAGAGAATTGTTGCAAACATAGTTATGCTCGGATTTTTTGTAGGTGTAACAAAAATTGTTTCCTATGAAGCAATAAAAAAAGCGGTGCTTGAAACCGTGCCGGAAAAATTCCGCGAGTTAAATGAAGAAGCTTTAAGAAAAGGGTATGAGCGAGGGGTAGAATGGCAAAAAGAATAGGGGTTTTTGTTTGCCATTGCGGGGTAAATATTGCTGGAACAGTAGATGTTGCGAGAGTTGTTAAAGAGATTTCCGTTTATCCAGGTGTTGTTTTTGCAACGGATTATCAATATATGTGTTCTGATCCAGGGCAGAGTTTAATAAAGAAGAAAATTGAGGAAGAAAATCTTGATGGAGTTATTGTTGCAGCATGCTCACCTTCAATGCATGAAGAAACCTTTAGAAATGTATGCAAGCAATATTTCAATGAATATAGATGCGAGATGGCAAATATAAGGGAGCATTGCTCATGGGTCCATGAAGGCATAGAAGCAACAGAAAAAGCAATAAAGATAATAAAGGCTTCAATTGAAAAATTAAAAGAAAATGAGGATTTAAAGCCAATTTTTGTTCCTGTTGAAAAGAAATGCCTCGTTATAGGAGGGGGAATTGCTGGCATACAGGCGGCGCTGGATATTGCGGATGCGGGCTATAATGTTATTTTGGTGGAGAAGGAAGCAAGCATCGGCGGAAGAATGGCTCAGTTGAGCGAGACTTTTCCAACCCTTGACTGCTCGCAGTGCATTTTAACCCCAAAAATGGTTGCAGTTTCAAGGCATCCAAAAATAAAATTGCTCACATATTCAGAAATTATTGATATAAGTGGATATGTAGGAAATTTTCATGTAAAAATACTGAAGAAGCCAAGATATGTTGATGAAGATAAATGCACTGTTTGCGGTGATTGCGAAAAAGTTTGTCCTGTTATTGTTCCAAATGAATTTGAAATGGGAAGAAAGCCAAGAAAGGCAATTTATATTCCATTCCCTCAGGCAGTTCCTTCAACATACACTCTTGATATAAAAAATTGTCTTGGGGTGAGTCCTCTTATATGTGGAAAATGCAAAGAAGCATGTGAAGCAAAGGCAATTGATTATGATATGAAGGAGCAAATAATTGAGGAAAATGTTGGAGCAATTATTGTTGCAACAGGATATGATTTATATGATAAAAGCAAGTTGGTTGAATATGGATATGGAGAAGACGATGATATAATTACAAGCATTGAATTTGAAAGAATGCTTTCTGCAAATGGTCCCACAAAAGGAGAGATAATAAAGCCAAGTAATGGAAAAGAAGTAAAAAAAATTGTTTTTATTCAATGTGCTGGTTCAAGAGATGAGCAGCATATGCCATATTGCAGTTCAATCTGTTGTATGTATACTGCAAAACATGCCCTGCTTTACAAGCATCATGTTCCGCAAGGCGAAGCGTATATATTCTACATAGACATAAGGGCGGGAGGGAAAGGATATGAGGAATTTGTTTCAAGAGTTATGAAAGAAGAGAGAGTAAATTATATAAGAGGAAAGGTTGCAAAAATTTATAGAGATGGAGATAAAATAGTTGTCTGCGGGGTTGATACATTAACAGGGAAAAAAGTAGAAGTTAGGGCAGATTTGGTTGTTCTTGCCCTTGCAATTCTTGGAAAAGATGAAATTGCGAAAAAATTGCGAATTGCGGTTGATGAAGGAGGATTTTTCAAGGAATCCCATCCAAAATTGAAGCCAGTTGAAGCATTATCGCGTGGCATATTTTTTGCAGGTTGCTGTCAAAGCCCAAAAGATATACCATCAGCAGTTGCTCAGGCGAGTGGTTCAGCGGCTAAAGCTCTTGGATTGATCTCAAAAGATAAGCTTGAGAAAGACCCGCTTATTGCTTTTGTTGATGAAAATTGTTCTGGTTGCGGGGTATGTATAAGTGTATGTCCTTATGGAGCACTGGTAAAAGAAGGAGGTAAAGCAAAATGCATAGAAGCTCTTTGCGAGGGATGTGGAACTTGCGCTGCTGCGTGTCCTAGCAATAATATAGAAATGAAAAATTATAGGGACAAGCAAATTGAAAAAATGATTGAGGTGATAATATGAGTTTTGAACCAAAAATAGTTGCCTTTCTTTGCAACTGGTGCAGTTATGCTGGGGCGGATCTAGCGGGAGTAAGCAGATTTAAATATCCGCCAAATGTTGTGCCAATAAAAGTGATGTGCTCTGGCAGGGTTGATGCAGAATTTATAATAGATGCATTTCGCAAGGGGGCGGATGG from Thermoplasmatales archaeon includes the following:
- a CDS encoding ferredoxin family protein, producing the protein MKYWIKEELKQPHGKIYLIKDRCKGCGFCIEFCPKKVLVESEEFNSKGYHPPKLDESKDKCIACGFCSLVCPEFAIYMEEENEGQIL
- a CDS encoding 2-oxoacid:acceptor oxidoreductase subunit alpha, giving the protein MKAKFYSGNIACAEGAIHAGCRFFAGYPITPSTEIAEHMALRLPKVGGIFIQMEDEIASIAAMLGASWGGLKVMTATSGPGFSLMQENIGLAAITETPCVIVDVQRAGPSTGMPTLVGQGDVMQARWGSHGDYEVIALSPSTPEECFYMTIRAFNLAEEYRCPAILLMDESVGHTSEKIIIDEEKIEIFERKRPTSKPYFPFDENAPMACCGDGYAIHVTGLTHDKRGYPMATSPEIQDWLVRKICDKIRNNEAKIRSIEEFMMDDAKLAIVSFGSPARSCKAAIRKARSKGYKVGLIRLKTIWPFPEEYFEKISGYIDNFLVVEVNYGQIKLEVERCVKKKVHLLAKMGGEIHKPDEIYEKIKEVYND
- a CDS encoding 2-oxoacid:acceptor oxidoreductase family protein, which encodes MRKEIKFGGFGGQGIILMGNITARAAAIYDNKYATFTPSYGPEARGGAASSNVVIDDEEIDYPYVTEPDIIVVMSQEAYERYAPMLKENGLLIIDEDLVKLKNGCGAIKMPATRVAEMLGKRIVANIVMLGFFVGVTKIVSYEAIKKAVLETVPEKFRELNEEALRKGYERGVEWQKE
- a CDS encoding 2-oxoacid:ferredoxin oxidoreductase subunit beta; amino-acid sequence: MIEAREHPLDKYLRADRIPHIWCPGCGLGSILNCFLHAVEESKIDLNNFAIVSGIGCTGRVAGYLNVDSYHTTHGRAIPFATGLKLANPKIKVVVFSGDGDLFAIGGNHLIHAARRNVDITVICVNNYNYGMTGGQLGPTTPLGAKTTTTPYGNFEHPFNLCNVAAASGAVYVARWTALHARRLKESMKEALLKRGFSFIEVIASCPTTYGRYNKMPTGLDTMKYYKENSIIMHGIDPSKTDIDDKIIVGKFVDIEGKPTFDEMIRAIK
- a CDS encoding tetratricopeptide repeat protein; this translates as MILLRKYDEAEKEYREAIRINPNDAEAYANLGILYIEVGKKKDATKY
- a CDS encoding CoB--CoM heterodisulfide reductase iron-sulfur subunit A family protein, which translates into the protein MAKRIGVFVCHCGVNIAGTVDVARVVKEISVYPGVVFATDYQYMCSDPGQSLIKKKIEEENLDGVIVAACSPSMHEETFRNVCKQYFNEYRCEMANIREHCSWVHEGIEATEKAIKIIKASIEKLKENEDLKPIFVPVEKKCLVIGGGIAGIQAALDIADAGYNVILVEKEASIGGRMAQLSETFPTLDCSQCILTPKMVAVSRHPKIKLLTYSEIIDISGYVGNFHVKILKKPRYVDEDKCTVCGDCEKVCPVIVPNEFEMGRKPRKAIYIPFPQAVPSTYTLDIKNCLGVSPLICGKCKEACEAKAIDYDMKEQIIEENVGAIIVATGYDLYDKSKLVEYGYGEDDDIITSIEFERMLSANGPTKGEIIKPSNGKEVKKIVFIQCAGSRDEQHMPYCSSICCMYTAKHALLYKHHVPQGEAYIFYIDIRAGGKGYEEFVSRVMKEERVNYIRGKVAKIYRDGDKIVVCGVDTLTGKKVEVRADLVVLALAILGKDEIAKKLRIAVDEGGFFKESHPKLKPVEALSRGIFFAGCCQSPKDIPSAVAQASGSAAKALGLISKDKLEKDPLIAFVDENCSGCGVCISVCPYGALVKEGGKAKCIEALCEGCGTCAAACPSNNIEMKNYRDKQIEKMIEVII